A DNA window from Luteolibacter luteus contains the following coding sequences:
- a CDS encoding sugar transferase, with protein MPVGRKEAFSIQLLQLLDAGLVWLAFWAASWFRTPIREVVPGGPEGPMSLSQMSWVLYIVVPFTPLALEFFQFYTRPRTKTALQAFSQLFKALLFMALAIGMMVVFAQLSGASRLILGMGGLLTFFVLLARDRLLHSYLRQQELKDYAKERIILAGSDEEIDNFLNGVDAETQGLWKIVARFNLSERPVDELYTLLKEGSVERVIFAVRDTEFGKVAEGVEACELQGVEAWIAAAFIRTQIARPTFDLVGRQPMLVLRSTPELSWELAMKAVLDRVGAFLMILITSPLWIIAIVGIRISSPGPVFFRQRRAGRYGKPFRMWKFRTMVPDAEALLAKTKEEHGNHMEGPVFKLDRDPRVFPFGAFLRRKSIDELPQLLNVLRGQMSLVGPRPLPLYEVDAFEKSEHRRRLSVKPGITCEWQAGGRNTITSFEQWVEMDLRYIDNWSLWLDIKILLRTVPAVLLGRGAN; from the coding sequence ATGCCCGTAGGCCGCAAAGAAGCATTCTCGATCCAATTGCTCCAACTGCTGGACGCAGGATTGGTCTGGCTGGCCTTCTGGGCGGCTTCATGGTTCCGCACCCCGATCCGTGAGGTGGTTCCCGGCGGACCGGAGGGGCCCATGAGCCTTTCCCAGATGAGCTGGGTTCTCTACATCGTGGTGCCATTCACGCCGCTGGCCCTGGAGTTTTTCCAGTTTTACACCCGGCCACGCACCAAGACCGCACTCCAGGCCTTCAGCCAGCTTTTCAAGGCGCTGCTCTTCATGGCCTTGGCCATTGGCATGATGGTGGTCTTTGCCCAACTCTCCGGCGCCAGCCGTCTCATCCTGGGCATGGGCGGGCTGCTGACCTTCTTCGTTCTCCTCGCCCGGGACCGCCTGCTCCATTCCTACCTTCGCCAACAGGAGCTGAAGGACTACGCCAAGGAGCGCATCATCCTCGCCGGTTCGGATGAGGAAATCGATAACTTCCTCAACGGCGTGGATGCCGAAACCCAAGGGCTTTGGAAGATCGTGGCGCGCTTCAACCTTTCGGAGCGCCCCGTCGATGAGCTCTACACGCTCCTGAAGGAAGGCTCCGTCGAGCGCGTGATCTTCGCGGTCCGGGATACTGAATTCGGCAAGGTGGCAGAGGGCGTGGAAGCCTGCGAACTCCAAGGTGTCGAGGCATGGATTGCTGCAGCCTTCATCCGCACCCAGATCGCCCGTCCTACTTTCGATCTCGTGGGCAGGCAGCCGATGCTCGTGCTACGCTCGACTCCCGAGCTCTCTTGGGAACTCGCGATGAAGGCGGTGCTGGATCGCGTCGGTGCCTTCTTGATGATCCTCATCACCTCGCCACTTTGGATCATCGCCATTGTGGGCATCCGTATTTCCAGTCCGGGTCCGGTCTTCTTCCGCCAGCGTCGCGCCGGTCGCTACGGCAAGCCATTCCGGATGTGGAAATTCCGCACCATGGTTCCGGACGCGGAGGCCCTCCTCGCCAAGACCAAGGAAGAGCACGGCAATCACATGGAAGGCCCGGTCTTCAAGCTCGACCGCGATCCCCGGGTGTTCCCCTTCGGTGCTTTCCTGCGCCGCAAGAGTATCGATGAATTGCCCCAGCTTTTGAATGTCCTGCGCGGCCAGATGAGCTTGGTCGGACCCCGGCCATTGCCTCTCTACGAGGTGGATGCCTTCGAAAAATCCGAACATCGCCGCCGCCTTAGCGTGAAACCGGGCATCACCTGTGAGTGGCAGGCGGGCGGACGGAACACGATCACCAGCTTCGAACAATGGGTGGAGATGGACCTTCGCTACATCGACAACTGGTCGCTGTGGCTCGATATCAAGATTCTGCTCCGGACGGTTCCCGCGGTTTTGCTGGGACGCGGTGCCAACTGA
- a CDS encoding O-antigen ligase family protein: MQVISGIGFAVALALAVSLGGQTLDYTWGPAFLALVVALLASIPQAWKARRGPGTWIPVAALALACGWILWRCSGSPVREFGRSDALLVVGMASTAFWGMLVRPGGPAIRIAMASLALLAFANLGIALVQVGDRSFAWPFASRPGFFPSGLFGHYNHLADFSLVAAIFLAARFIFARDRLPERILQVAGVLANAGCVFVSQSRGGIVSLCAASFALVVLMALVAWRDKSPKRKGLTVLAVAMPLFVAALAVPVLNRFQERRGIQDGSLERFADNKSRLHSIGLAVDVTANHPWAGGGSRAFGWEKYAAWKPSESGMVGQNDDFVHNELLQVATDYGWIGAVLVALAVFSVCLAGLAGIMGGEGGEGRRAVDALACGGLSAMVGTLVHSNFSFVTHTLPGALYLGLAIGCALPRRKLDPVADYSLRPTIAGGLLTLASLFLVAALGIAGAKGSIVYRSLWPVFFGKENLAWLAPGTSLERVHGAMETWPGSELAGSYAGIVRGVSQRQDLLESDRIQWLNESANLYGQASKLNPYDPEWAVNRANVLSILGRNEEAEKEFERAITLEGGMEGVFRARYYYAWHLHSRWYRAWTKPEAHNPDDIDFKERRASEALAAFLHARELLKEASGMTELWVRGQEEAELIKGLEETIAFLEGAQVRPAPRR; encoded by the coding sequence ATGCAAGTGATCTCAGGCATTGGCTTCGCCGTCGCGCTGGCCTTGGCGGTTTCCCTCGGCGGGCAGACCTTGGACTACACGTGGGGGCCGGCCTTTCTGGCGCTGGTCGTTGCGCTCCTCGCGAGCATCCCGCAGGCGTGGAAGGCACGGCGCGGACCCGGCACTTGGATCCCGGTGGCAGCTTTGGCCTTAGCCTGCGGGTGGATCCTTTGGCGCTGCTCCGGCAGCCCGGTCCGGGAATTCGGGCGCTCCGATGCGCTGCTCGTCGTGGGGATGGCTTCGACCGCTTTCTGGGGAATGTTGGTACGCCCGGGCGGGCCCGCGATCCGGATTGCCATGGCTTCGCTCGCGCTTCTTGCGTTTGCGAACTTGGGGATCGCCTTGGTCCAAGTCGGGGATCGGTCCTTTGCTTGGCCCTTCGCCAGCCGGCCCGGCTTCTTCCCCTCCGGCCTCTTCGGCCACTATAACCACCTCGCGGACTTTTCGCTGGTAGCCGCGATTTTCCTCGCTGCGCGCTTCATCTTCGCGCGGGACCGGCTTCCCGAACGGATCCTCCAGGTCGCCGGCGTGCTCGCCAATGCCGGGTGCGTGTTCGTCTCACAATCGCGGGGCGGCATCGTCTCGCTCTGTGCGGCTTCCTTCGCGCTGGTCGTGCTCATGGCCTTGGTGGCTTGGCGTGACAAGTCGCCGAAGCGGAAAGGCCTTACCGTGCTGGCAGTCGCCATGCCGCTCTTCGTGGCAGCGCTTGCCGTACCGGTGCTGAATCGCTTTCAAGAGCGCCGGGGCATTCAGGATGGATCCTTGGAGCGCTTCGCCGACAACAAGTCCCGCCTTCATTCCATCGGCTTGGCCGTGGATGTGACCGCGAACCATCCGTGGGCTGGCGGTGGCAGCCGTGCCTTCGGTTGGGAAAAATACGCCGCATGGAAACCCTCCGAAAGCGGCATGGTCGGCCAGAACGATGACTTCGTGCACAACGAATTGCTGCAAGTCGCGACCGACTACGGCTGGATCGGTGCCGTCCTCGTTGCGCTCGCCGTGTTCTCCGTCTGCCTGGCGGGCTTGGCCGGGATCATGGGCGGAGAAGGAGGGGAGGGGAGAAGAGCCGTGGATGCCCTCGCTTGCGGGGGTCTCTCCGCGATGGTCGGCACCTTGGTCCATTCGAATTTCAGCTTCGTGACCCACACCCTTCCCGGGGCGCTTTACCTCGGCTTGGCCATCGGTTGCGCACTGCCCCGCCGCAAGCTGGACCCGGTAGCGGACTATTCCCTGCGCCCCACGATAGCGGGTGGCCTTCTCACCCTTGCCTCCCTCTTCCTCGTTGCCGCTCTCGGGATCGCGGGGGCCAAGGGCAGCATCGTCTATCGCAGCCTGTGGCCGGTCTTTTTCGGAAAGGAAAATCTCGCGTGGCTCGCTCCCGGGACGTCCTTGGAGAGGGTCCACGGCGCGATGGAGACTTGGCCCGGCTCGGAACTCGCCGGGAGCTACGCAGGGATCGTGCGCGGGGTGTCCCAGCGGCAGGACCTCTTGGAGTCCGATCGGATCCAATGGCTGAACGAGTCTGCAAACCTCTATGGACAGGCCTCGAAGTTGAACCCCTATGACCCCGAATGGGCGGTCAATCGGGCCAATGTCCTTTCAATTCTCGGCCGGAATGAAGAAGCCGAGAAAGAGTTCGAGCGCGCGATCACCTTGGAAGGCGGGATGGAAGGGGTCTTCCGGGCGCGCTACTACTACGCGTGGCACCTTCACAGCCGCTGGTATCGCGCTTGGACGAAGCCGGAAGCCCACAATCCGGATGATATCGACTTCAAGGAACGCCGTGCCAGCGAGGCCTTGGCCGCCTTCCTTCACGCGCGCGAACTCCTGAAGGAAGCTTCCGGGATGACCGAACTCTGGGTCCGCGGGCAGGAAGAAGCCGAATTGATCAAGGGCCTCGAGGAAACCATCGCCTTCCTTGAAGGCGCTCAGGTCAGGCCGGCCCCGCGCCGTTAG
- a CDS encoding exosortase-associated EpsI family protein, producing MKHRSWILAAILGLGLSTIYFLPPLRLTESAMGMEIPTKLGAWDTHPREASKEERESLASDTRFSKALCVKFKPGSWDFLTGRSDVEAIADISIVMSGYDLANSIHRPQRCMPAQGHKIYDEQMSVLEIPGQRAIPVRCLLSRKKDLIEGTKEAVTRNFLTMYFFVGHEVVTDDHSKRTKIDMKDRLKKGEAQKWAYVTVSTEFKGDVTEAPQPGALPAPALEQADKLVRELLGDLVARNIDWQQIAAN from the coding sequence ATGAAGCATCGTTCATGGATTCTGGCGGCCATCCTCGGCCTGGGGCTTTCCACCATTTACTTCCTGCCCCCTCTCCGCCTGACGGAATCGGCAATGGGCATGGAGATCCCGACGAAGCTAGGAGCATGGGATACCCATCCGCGGGAGGCGTCCAAGGAGGAGCGGGAGTCGCTGGCTTCAGACACGCGCTTTTCGAAAGCGCTGTGCGTGAAGTTCAAGCCGGGAAGCTGGGATTTCCTAACCGGGCGTTCCGACGTGGAGGCGATCGCCGATATTTCGATCGTGATGTCCGGTTACGACCTGGCGAATTCCATTCACCGTCCGCAACGCTGCATGCCGGCCCAAGGGCATAAGATCTATGACGAACAGATGTCCGTCCTGGAGATCCCCGGCCAGCGTGCGATCCCAGTGCGATGCCTGCTCTCGCGGAAGAAGGACCTGATCGAGGGCACCAAGGAAGCGGTCACGCGCAATTTCCTGACGATGTATTTCTTCGTGGGCCACGAGGTGGTGACCGACGACCACTCGAAGCGGACCAAGATCGACATGAAGGATCGCCTGAAAAAAGGCGAGGCCCAGAAATGGGCCTATGTGACAGTGAGCACGGAGTTCAAGGGTGACGTCACCGAAGCACCTCAACCCGGAGCCCTTCCCGCCCCGGCACTGGAACAAGCAGACAAGCTGGTCCGCGAGCTTCTGGGCGATCTGGTGGCCAGGAACATCGATTGGCAGCAGATCGCTGCGAATTGA
- a CDS encoding exosortase/archaeosortase family protein encodes MESSKSQASPAAGNQGVPSWLGPVLCGLIIAIFYFVVPGFGNGGHRSPLYWLESTWNKETDYEHGYLVPVIMIGLIAWQWKNLRRLAAVSSSNMWGLPILFLGIALFVAGHRCGQARLSVGGLPMILWGSTLYLWGWQVARLTFFPLFFLWLAIPVPEFQQATTKLQIMATKLAQWGSNLFGVKTVVQGTQIFSANDRWAPLKIDEGCGGIRSLMALIMISSVWAYIAKVSLWKKALLCLAAFPLAILGNMMRLTSIFVIAEYGDPEFAANTWHDWSGLVIFYPISLVLLMIVHSALEQGVPWRRPRKKQVRTVVVQKAEAN; translated from the coding sequence ATGGAAAGCTCGAAATCGCAAGCCTCTCCCGCCGCCGGAAATCAGGGTGTTCCGTCGTGGCTCGGTCCGGTGCTTTGCGGACTGATCATCGCGATTTTCTATTTCGTGGTTCCCGGCTTCGGCAATGGCGGCCACCGCTCGCCGCTCTATTGGCTGGAAAGCACTTGGAACAAGGAGACCGACTATGAGCACGGCTATCTGGTGCCGGTGATCATGATCGGTCTGATCGCGTGGCAATGGAAGAACCTGCGCCGGCTCGCCGCGGTATCCTCCTCCAACATGTGGGGGCTTCCCATACTCTTCCTGGGGATCGCTCTTTTCGTGGCGGGTCACCGCTGTGGCCAAGCCCGTCTCTCGGTGGGCGGACTCCCGATGATTCTCTGGGGCTCCACGCTCTATTTGTGGGGCTGGCAAGTGGCACGGCTGACCTTCTTCCCGCTTTTCTTCCTGTGGCTGGCGATCCCGGTACCTGAATTCCAACAGGCAACCACGAAACTCCAGATCATGGCCACGAAGCTGGCCCAATGGGGATCGAACCTTTTCGGCGTGAAAACGGTGGTGCAGGGCACCCAGATCTTTTCCGCCAACGACCGCTGGGCACCGCTGAAGATCGACGAAGGCTGCGGCGGCATCCGCTCGCTGATGGCGCTGATCATGATCTCCTCCGTCTGGGCCTACATCGCAAAGGTCTCCCTGTGGAAGAAGGCCCTGCTCTGCCTGGCGGCTTTCCCGCTGGCGATCTTGGGCAACATGATGCGGCTCACCTCGATCTTCGTGATCGCCGAATACGGTGACCCGGAGTTCGCGGCGAATACCTGGCACGACTGGTCCGGCCTGGTGATCTTCTATCCCATCTCCCTGGTCCTGCTGATGATCGTCCACTCGGCGCTCGAGCAAGGGGTTCCATGGCGCCGCCCGCGGAAGAAGCAGGTCCGCACGGTGGTGGTCCAGAAAGCCGAAGCAAACTGA
- a CDS encoding ribose-phosphate diphosphokinase has translation MKLISGTAHRALAERIAENLGAPLADVHVTAFPDGETFVKINENIRGDDVFIVQPSCPPTNHNIMELLIMVDAARRASAGRITAVMPFFGYARQDRKDQPRVPITAKLVANLLTSAGVGRVLTMDLHAPQIQGFFDIPVDHLYAKPALIHYLRERHPDPSNITVVSPDVGGVKMARSYAEALGADLAIVAKHRVSATRVEATNVIGDVDGRDVILVDDMTETAGTLTAAAEILGKNGAKRIFAGVSHAVLGDLGRERIKNSVIEEIITTDSVPQATGDKVRAVEIAPLMGEAIRRIHEGQSVTSLFDL, from the coding sequence ATGAAACTCATCAGTGGTACCGCCCACCGCGCACTCGCCGAGCGCATTGCCGAAAATCTTGGTGCTCCGCTTGCCGATGTCCATGTCACCGCCTTTCCCGACGGTGAAACTTTCGTCAAAATCAACGAGAACATCCGCGGGGATGATGTCTTCATCGTCCAGCCCAGCTGCCCGCCGACGAATCACAACATCATGGAGCTGCTGATCATGGTGGACGCCGCTCGCCGCGCCAGCGCGGGCCGGATCACCGCCGTGATGCCCTTCTTCGGATACGCCCGCCAGGACCGCAAGGACCAGCCGCGCGTCCCCATCACTGCCAAGCTGGTGGCGAACTTGCTGACTTCCGCCGGCGTCGGCCGCGTCCTGACCATGGACCTCCACGCCCCGCAGATTCAGGGTTTCTTCGATATCCCGGTGGACCATCTCTATGCCAAGCCGGCGCTGATCCACTACCTTCGGGAGCGCCATCCCGATCCCTCGAACATCACCGTGGTATCCCCGGATGTCGGCGGCGTGAAGATGGCCCGGTCCTATGCCGAGGCACTCGGTGCCGATCTCGCCATCGTGGCGAAGCATCGCGTCAGCGCCACCCGTGTGGAGGCTACGAACGTGATCGGTGATGTGGATGGCCGGGATGTGATCCTGGTTGATGACATGACCGAGACCGCCGGAACGCTTACCGCAGCCGCGGAGATCCTCGGGAAAAACGGGGCGAAGCGAATTTTTGCCGGGGTATCCCATGCCGTGCTCGGCGATTTGGGCCGCGAGCGGATCAAGAATTCCGTCATCGAGGAGATCATCACCACCGATTCCGTGCCCCAAGCCACTGGCGATAAGGTCCGCGCGGTCGAAATTGCACCCCTTATGGGAGAGGCGATCCGCCGTATCCATGAGGGCCAATCGGTGACCTCCCTTTTCGACCTCTGA
- a CDS encoding 50S ribosomal protein L25, protein MAKKHVLKAEPRQRTGSGVLKQMRREGWVPSVIYGRGSENKNLKVDAKAFDELLAHATSENILLNLDLGGVNQLAFLQAVQHDALSGKALHVDFLAIDEKTEITAHIPVHLTGEPAGVKAGGMLEQLSHNLEVRCAAADLPEVLEFDVTGLNEGDSLHIGDVKLPAGVTATHAAEVVIAHVAKTAAAVSEAAGA, encoded by the coding sequence ATGGCCAAGAAGCACGTCCTCAAAGCCGAACCGCGCCAACGCACCGGTTCCGGAGTCCTCAAGCAAATGCGCCGCGAGGGCTGGGTCCCCTCCGTGATCTACGGACGCGGCTCGGAAAACAAGAACCTGAAGGTCGATGCAAAGGCCTTCGACGAGTTGCTGGCCCACGCCACCTCGGAAAACATTCTCCTCAACCTGGATCTCGGTGGTGTGAACCAGCTGGCCTTCCTCCAAGCCGTCCAGCACGACGCGCTTTCCGGCAAGGCTCTCCACGTTGACTTCCTCGCCATCGACGAGAAGACCGAAATCACCGCCCACATCCCCGTCCACCTCACCGGCGAGCCTGCCGGCGTGAAGGCAGGCGGCATGCTGGAGCAGCTCAGCCACAACCTCGAAGTCCGCTGCGCCGCTGCTGACCTTCCGGAAGTGCTCGAGTTCGATGTGACCGGCCTCAACGAAGGTGATTCCCTTCACATCGGCGACGTCAAGCTGCCGGCTGGTGTAACCGCGACCCACGCTGCCGAAGTTGTCATCGCTCACGTGGCGAAGACCGCTGCCGCGGTTTCCGAGGCAGCTGGCGCCTGA
- the pth gene encoding aminoacyl-tRNA hydrolase, with amino-acid sequence MDSGPSIPLIVGLGNPGRQYEGTRHNVGFMVLDRMAAQAGAVFESRPRWQSHVAKLPGSGILLVKPQSFMNLSGRPVRQIASFHKWGPERVFVIYDDVALPLGKLRIREKGSAGGHNGIKSMIEHFGSDNFPRLKIGIGGAEPGNMTGHVLGNFREEERELLENTLARAVDAVQLALSQGLGPAANFYNSSNGTP; translated from the coding sequence GTGGATTCCGGACCCTCCATCCCTCTGATCGTCGGCCTCGGCAATCCCGGCAGGCAATATGAGGGCACGCGCCACAACGTCGGCTTCATGGTGCTCGACCGCATGGCGGCCCAAGCGGGGGCGGTCTTCGAGTCCCGGCCGAGATGGCAGTCCCACGTGGCGAAGCTGCCCGGCAGCGGGATCCTGCTGGTGAAGCCCCAGAGCTTCATGAATCTGAGCGGCCGCCCGGTCCGGCAGATCGCTAGCTTTCACAAGTGGGGCCCGGAGCGGGTTTTCGTGATCTATGACGATGTTGCGCTGCCGCTCGGCAAGTTGCGGATCCGCGAGAAGGGCAGCGCGGGCGGCCACAATGGGATCAAGTCGATGATCGAGCATTTCGGCTCCGACAATTTCCCCCGTCTCAAAATTGGAATCGGGGGTGCCGAGCCCGGAAATATGACCGGCCATGTGCTCGGAAATTTCCGGGAAGAAGAGCGGGAACTGCTTGAAAACACGCTTGCAAGGGCCGTGGACGCTGTGCAGCTTGCGCTCTCCCAAGGCCTCGGCCCCGCCGCAAATTTTTACAATAGTAGCAACGGAACACCCTAA
- the rpsF gene encoding 30S ribosomal protein S6: MSRKYEGLIVLNTKSIEGSVEDLVTAVSKEIEAEGAKLDEVQQLGRKKFAYNSRHLESGHYVNYFFKAEPAAIDRIQAKLKLNGNVHLQHFQRVA, translated from the coding sequence ATGAGCAGGAAATACGAAGGACTGATTGTCCTGAACACCAAGTCGATCGAAGGCAGCGTCGAAGATCTCGTCACCGCCGTGAGCAAGGAAATCGAAGCCGAAGGCGCGAAGCTGGACGAAGTGCAGCAGCTCGGCCGCAAGAAGTTCGCCTACAACTCCCGTCACCTCGAGAGCGGCCACTACGTGAACTACTTCTTCAAGGCTGAACCGGCTGCCATCGACCGCATCCAGGCCAAGCTCAAGCTGAACGGAAACGTTCACCTGCAGCACTTCCAGCGCGTGGCTTGA
- a CDS encoding single-stranded DNA-binding protein, with the protein MANLNKVLLLGNLTRDPEVRYTPKGTAVGDLGIAVNRRVSDGNGNWSDEVTFVDVTVWGTNAENAQKFLTKGRGVFIEGRLQMDTWEDKQSGQKRSKLKVVAEVLQFLPDGKERAGGGGGGGGGYQQRESGGGGGGGGYQQRAASGPPQGGSPADSGDYHDEDDDIPF; encoded by the coding sequence ATGGCCAATCTGAACAAAGTCCTGCTCCTCGGAAACCTGACCCGCGACCCCGAGGTGCGCTATACGCCCAAAGGCACTGCCGTGGGTGATCTGGGAATCGCCGTGAACCGGCGCGTCTCGGATGGCAATGGCAACTGGTCCGACGAAGTGACCTTCGTGGATGTGACCGTCTGGGGTACCAATGCCGAGAACGCTCAGAAATTCCTCACCAAGGGCCGCGGCGTCTTCATCGAAGGCCGCCTGCAGATGGATACTTGGGAGGACAAGCAGTCCGGCCAGAAGCGCAGCAAGCTCAAGGTCGTCGCCGAAGTTCTCCAGTTCCTACCCGATGGCAAGGAACGCGCGGGCGGCGGCGGTGGTGGTGGCGGTGGCTACCAGCAGCGCGAAAGCGGTGGTGGCGGCGGCGGAGGTGGCTACCAGCAGCGCGCCGCATCCGGTCCCCCGCAGGGCGGCTCGCCCGCTGATTCGGGTGACTACCACGACGAGGACGACGACATCCCGTTCTGA
- a CDS encoding 5-(carboxyamino)imidazole ribonucleotide synthase, whose protein sequence is MNPSSVIAPGAVLGILGGGQLGRMFCMAARRMGYRTLVWTGGLEAPAIVVADEAIDAPFDSPEALEEFVAKAVVATVEFENIPRETLEAVAAKIALHPSPNAVAICQHREREKNFLKQNGIPCAPFAVVASAEELAAAVQQIGTPAVLKTAAFGYDGKGQLKLNGGEDLANVWANFGTDRAVLEAFIPFELELSVMVARSSNGSLVAYDPAENRHRHHILDVSIVPARVSAAVAAEAKIIACRVAEALDYTGIMGVEFFYLKDGSVLVNEMAPRPHNSGHHTLDACATSQFEQQVRVTCGMPAGSPKLLSPVVMLNLLGDMWPGESEAPDWTPLFEDGSAFLHLYGKRRAIGRRKMGHANFLGAEADECLQRASAIKAELLGKGRAF, encoded by the coding sequence GTGAATCCATCTTCAGTCATCGCTCCGGGCGCCGTGCTCGGCATCCTCGGCGGCGGCCAGCTCGGCCGCATGTTTTGCATGGCAGCCCGCCGCATGGGCTATCGCACGCTGGTGTGGACCGGCGGCCTCGAAGCCCCCGCGATCGTCGTGGCGGACGAGGCGATCGATGCGCCTTTCGATTCTCCCGAGGCTCTTGAGGAGTTCGTGGCCAAGGCGGTGGTGGCGACCGTGGAGTTTGAAAACATCCCGCGCGAGACCTTGGAAGCGGTGGCCGCAAAAATCGCACTGCATCCTTCCCCCAATGCGGTGGCGATCTGCCAGCATCGCGAACGGGAGAAAAATTTCCTCAAGCAGAACGGCATCCCCTGCGCCCCCTTCGCCGTGGTGGCCTCCGCCGAAGAGCTCGCGGCAGCCGTCCAGCAAATCGGCACGCCTGCCGTGCTGAAGACCGCCGCTTTCGGCTACGATGGCAAGGGGCAGCTGAAACTGAACGGCGGCGAGGATCTGGCAAACGTGTGGGCAAACTTCGGCACGGACCGGGCAGTGCTGGAGGCCTTCATTCCTTTCGAGCTGGAGCTTTCGGTCATGGTTGCGCGTTCCAGCAATGGATCGCTGGTGGCCTATGATCCTGCGGAGAACCGCCATCGCCATCACATTCTGGATGTCTCGATCGTACCGGCTCGGGTGAGCGCGGCGGTCGCTGCGGAGGCAAAGATCATCGCCTGCCGCGTGGCGGAAGCGCTCGATTACACCGGCATCATGGGCGTGGAATTCTTCTACCTGAAGGATGGCTCGGTGCTGGTGAACGAAATGGCTCCGCGCCCTCACAACTCCGGCCACCACACGCTGGATGCCTGTGCGACCTCGCAATTCGAGCAACAGGTCCGGGTGACTTGCGGGATGCCTGCCGGCTCGCCGAAACTTCTGTCTCCGGTGGTGATGCTGAACCTGCTGGGCGACATGTGGCCCGGCGAGAGCGAGGCACCGGATTGGACTCCGTTGTTCGAGGATGGGTCGGCATTCCTGCATCTCTACGGGAAGCGTCGCGCGATCGGACGACGGAAGATGGGGCATGCCAATTTCCTCGGTGCGGAAGCGGACGAGTGCTTGCAGCGGGCTTCCGCGATCAAGGCGGAGCTGCTGGGGAAGGGCCGGGCGTTCTGA
- the purE gene encoding 5-(carboxyamino)imidazole ribonucleotide mutase, with translation MATPLVGIIMGSTSDWPTMEHAARTLEDFGVAWEAEVVSAHRTPDKLFSYATEARGRGLKTIIAGAGGAAHLPGMTAAITDLPVLGVPVESHALKGMDSLLSIVQMPGGIPTATFAIGKAGAINAALFAVAMLAGENPGLLEKLQAFRKKQNDTVKAAELPKLG, from the coding sequence ATGGCAACGCCCCTCGTCGGCATCATCATGGGTAGCACGTCGGATTGGCCGACGATGGAGCACGCAGCACGCACGCTGGAAGACTTCGGCGTGGCGTGGGAAGCGGAGGTCGTCAGCGCCCACCGGACGCCGGACAAGCTTTTCTCGTATGCGACGGAAGCCCGTGGCCGCGGCCTGAAAACGATCATTGCCGGTGCGGGCGGGGCGGCTCACCTGCCGGGGATGACCGCCGCGATCACCGATCTGCCGGTGCTGGGTGTCCCGGTGGAATCCCACGCGCTGAAGGGCATGGACTCCCTGCTCTCGATCGTCCAGATGCCGGGCGGGATCCCGACGGCGACCTTCGCGATCGGAAAGGCCGGGGCGATCAATGCGGCGCTCTTCGCCGTGGCGATGCTGGCGGGCGAAAATCCGGGGCTGTTGGAAAAGCTCCAGGCCTTCCGCAAGAAGCAGAATGACACCGTAAAAGCCGCCGAGCTGCCGAAACTGGGCTGA